A window of the Trichoderma asperellum chromosome 4, complete sequence genome harbors these coding sequences:
- a CDS encoding uncharacterized protein (EggNog:ENOG41) produces the protein MTSKDGYSWTKAQGLRAGVPSIGVIEPPSNVKSTDTVYDVIVVGAGYCGLTAARDASLAGLKVLLLEARDRIGGRSWSSNIEGYPYEMGGTWVYWGQANVWREIARYGMQDELEISYDFSRGINKYLLSTPQGVQTFSHEEEDALMQSSLAKLVNVDGCHGRTVVPFPHSGVLSPEARKYDHMSVADRIAEIKNDLTPNERLCAEAFVLLCSGGTLETTSFYEFLHWWALSGYSYEGCIDYLVKYKFRGGQSSFAIRFFREALASGNLSYSFNSPVATVQHGGESVQITTRAGKIFRGTKMICAIPLNVLNDVKFDPPLATGRKAAATTGHVNQCVKVHAEISDRDLRSFTGISYPHNGLIYGFGDGTTPAGNTHVVAFGGQHNHFHPEENVEHTKAAFEGFAPMNIERLVFHNWSKDEFAKGAWFFPAPGLISTHLKDMRARECNIVFACSDWALGWRSFIDGAIEEGTRAAITVRADFAGRSKL, from the exons ATGACATCCAAAGACGGCTACTCGTGGACAAAAGCCCAAGGCCTTCGGGCTGGGGTTCCATCTATCGGTGTAATTGAACCGCCTTCAAATGTTAAGAGCACCGACACAGTCTACGATGTTATTGTCGTAGGCGCGGGCTATTGTGGCCTCACAGCAGCTCGTGATGCTAGCTTAGCCG gcCTAAAagtgttgctgctggaggctCGCGACAGAATTGGCGGTCGATCGTGGTCATCCAACATTGAGGGATACCCGTACGAAATGGGTGGCACATGGGTATACTGGGGACAAGCCAACGTGTGGCGCGAGATTGCGAGATACGGCATGCAAGATGAACTGGAGATTTCTTACGACTTTTCCAGAGGAAtcaataagtatttattatcaACCCCGCAAGGCGTACAGACTTTTAGtcatgaagaagag GACGCACTCATGCAATCATCACTTGCCAAACTCGTCAATGTCGATGGATGCCATGGTCGAACAGTTGTACCTTTCCCTCACAGCGGCGTACTCAGCCCCGAAGCTCGCAAGTACGATCACATGTCTGTTGCCGACCGGATTGCAGAAATTAAGAATGATCTTACTCCCAACGAGCGCCTCTGCGCAGAAGCATTCGTCCTTTTGTGCAGCGGAGGCACTCTTGAGACAACGAGCTTCTATGAGTTTCTCCACTGGTGGGCACTGAGCGGTTACTCTTACGAGGGTTGCATTGACTACCTCGTTAAGTATAAATTCCGCGGCGGCCAGTCGTCATTTGCGATTCGTTTCTTCCGCGAGGCTCTGGCTTCTGGCAACTTGTCTTATTCTTTTAACAGTCCTGTTGCAACCGTCCAGCATGGAGGCGAGAGCGTTCAGATCACGACCCGTGCTGGCAAGATTTTCCGGGGAACCAAAATGATCTGTGCTATCCCCTTGAATGTCTTGAACGATGTTAAATTTGATCCACCCTTGGCGACAGGAAGAAAGGCAGCTGCCACCACTGGCCATGTCAACCAATGCGTCAAGGTTCATGCCGAAATCAGTGACCGAGATCTTCGCTCGTTTACAGGCATCAGCTATCCGCACAATGGGCTTATCTACGGCTTTGGCGACGGGACAACGCCAGCCGGTAATACGCACGTTGTAGCCTTCGGTGGACAGCACAATCACTTCCATCCGGAAGAAAATGTTGAACACACCAAGGCAGCGTTCGAAGGGTTTGCACCTATGAATATCGAGAGACTGGTCTTCCACAACTGGTCTAAGGATGAGTTTGCAAAGGGAGCCTG GTTCTTCCCAGCACCTGGCTTGATATCCACACATTTGAAGGATATGAGAGCAAGAGAGTGCAACATCGTATTCGCATGTTCCGACTGGGCATTGGGGTGGCGTAGCTTCATAGATGGTGCTATTGAAGAGGGAACCCGCGCTGCTATTACTGTACGAGCCGATTTCGCTGGTCGATCCAAGCTGTAA
- a CDS encoding uncharacterized protein (EggNog:ENOG41) produces MSLAKRNNGCLECRTRRVRCDKTEPECFKCCKKGIKCSGQGIECRFSSHMKYSSSPRPSQSTNRTAGDGAKASLRAPNRYRWVVVNSKQPGSSPDTARLASRRASTTLSKISNKRPLVGPLPDIPTSDTDSSAESLEDDVEEVYSREMRLSRPQPAIQALSPQARQFFSYFSETIAPKMVVFDFSGNGYRNILLPLACEDELVGQAISVIAAFHLSQNAPHMRMAAEVGQQAILSKLFRDSLQLEPKRLFSLSTWATILVLLVGDTITGANNYVHLLEILSNLAKSSDSVESLSMTTREFIKEQTRMFELFGFPLSSETKGLQVLSKRPDYYLDFMSSSPSVNQDPEQFANVSVMKEAIRQACDLYRNRALHLISDEESIQSVERLRETVLDLEPSVDGCHALVWTYFVAAAESILPEHRDFFSHRLQSLYSCTHFGTIPIAVQTLEHIWANQGSQRWTQVVTRHRPILIM; encoded by the exons ATGTCGCTGGCAAAGAGAAACAACG GTTGTCTCGAGTGTCGCACGCGCCGAGTGCGCTGCGATAAGACAGAGCCCGAATGCTTCAAGTGCTGTAAAAAGGGCATCAAGTGCTCAGGCCAGGGTATCGAGTGCCGATTCAGCTCCCACATGAAATATAGCAGCTCGCCACGGCCCTCACAGTCCACAAATCGCActgctggagatggtgcTAAAGCTTCGCTGCGTGCACCAAATCGATACCGATGGGTTGTCGTAAACAGCAAACAGCCAGGATCTTCGCCCGATACAGCGCGGTTGGCTTCTCGCCGAGCTTCCACTACTCTATCAAAGATTTCAAACAAACGCCCTCTCGTCGGCCCTCTTCCAGATATACCCACGTCCGACACAGATTCTTCGGCCGAGAGCTTAGAAGATGACGTGGAGGAAGTTTATTCAAGAGAGATGCGACTCTCCCGCCCGCAGCCTGCTATTCAAGCTCTATCTCCTCAAGCCAGACAATTCTTCAGCTATT TTTCGGAAACCATCGCGCCCAAAATGGTTGTCTTTGATTTTAGTGGCAACGGCTATCGCAATATCTTGCTTCCTCTTGCATGTGAAGATGAGCTTGTTGGACAGGCGATATCCGTTATTGCAGCTTTCCATCTATCGCAAAACGCGCCGCATATGCGAATGGCAGCTGAAGTAGGCCAACAAGCAATTTTATCGAAACTCTTCCGCGACTCGCTTCAACTGGAGCCAAAGAGACTTTTCAGCCTGTCAACATGGGCGACGATCCTGGTTTTACTTGTGGGAGACACGATTACGGGCGCGAATAACTACGTGCATCTGTTAGAGATTCTCTCAAATTTGGCAAAATCGTCCGATTCGGTAGAGTCTCTGTCAATGACTACAAGGGAATTTATCAAAGAACAAACACGAAT GTTCGAACTCTTTGGATTTCCACTGTCCAGCGAAACTAAAGGACTACAAGTCTTGTCGAAACGCCCCGACTACTATCTAGACTTCATGTCTTCAAGCCCATCAGTCAATCAAGACCCGGAGCAATTTGCCAATGTTTCTGTCATGAAAGAAGCTATTCGGCAGGCCTGCGATTTATACCGAAATCGCGCCCTCCATCTCATATCTGACGAAGAGTCTATACAATCAGTAGAACGACTCCGAGAAACGGTTCTTGATCTAGAGCCTAGTGTTGATGGATGCCACGCTCTGGTTTGGACATACTTTGTGGCTGCCGCAGAGAGCATCTTGCCCGAGCATCGAGATTTCTTTTCCCATCGACTCCAGAGCCTGTACAGCTGCACCCACTTTGGAACCATTCCTATCGCCGTCCAGACTCTTGAGCACATATGGGCGAACCAAGGCTCTCAGAGATGGACTCAAGTAGTTACCCGACACCGCCCAATTTTAATCATGTGA
- a CDS encoding uncharacterized protein (MEROPS:MER0047718~EggNog:ENOG41) has product MNVTTVIYYTDDPDTPILLAEAGTTDPFNILFLGYNQSQQVVKDIASLGSRQKYTLVFKSSMIQDSPNPAGHTIDYFSSIGPTIEMTQKPQLSSSGGNILSTYPLSAGGYAVFHEAKFAAAQFSKSKLSLQPGQSTTVEVQFTAPEELHPESEPIYSGYVKIATNSSSYVVPYLGVPYTRNDVDYLGHNTTAWVGNDRPFVGPDVTKPGESNIGNYSILGRDGSVPADLLVPITGFIVVQPTNLVRLDAVPVNTSFVPTFYGFDPSIKSDVTDVDLPLLEGFLGVPTYGILSAWGIGDIPPGIDPRTLVAWPNPNVLSGFILEWPLFMFENGTDFNITSGPFRPLLRILRYGNNGTSPDDHESWLGPIINAHTT; this is encoded by the exons ATGAACGTGACAACTGTCATATACTACACCGATGACCCGGACACTCCAATTCTTTTAGCGGAAGCGGGGACAACGGATCCATTCAATATTCTCTTCCTCGGATATAACCAATCGCAACAGGTTGTCAAGGACATTGCTAGCCTTGGTTCTAGGCAAAAGTACACTCTAGTCTTCAAGTCTTCTATGATCCAAGATTCACCCAATCCAGCTGGTCACACCATTGACTATTTCTCCTCCATTGGTCCGACTATTGAAATGACACAGAAACCCCAGCTCTCTTCCTCCGGAGGTAATATTCTCTCAACATACCCGCTTTCAGCTGGAGGTTATGCCGTATT CCATGAGGCAAAATTCGCCGCCGCCCAATTTTCCAAATCGAAATTATCCTTGCAGCCAGGTCAGTCAACGACTGTAGAGGTTCAGTTTACAGCTCCTGAAGAACTTCACCCAGAATCAGAGCCTATTTACTCAGGCTATGTTAAGATTGctaccaacagcagcagctatgTTGTGCCGTACCTTGGTGTGCCGTATACCAGAAATGATGTGGATTACCTTGGACACAACACAACGGCATGGGTAGGAAATGATAGACCATTCGTAGGGCCGGATGTAACGAAACCAGGCGAAAGCAACATCGGAAATTACAGCATCTTGGGCCGCGATGGCTCAGTACCGGCCGACCTCCTTGTGCCCATCACTGGTTTTATCGTCGTGCAGCCCACGAACTTGGTGCGCCTGGACGCTGTGCCTGTAAATACCAGCTTTGTGCCAACATTCTACGGCTTTGATCCGTCTATCAAATCCGATGTTACAGACGTAGATCTGCCACTACTGGAGGGTTTTCTGGGCGTTCCAACCTATGGGATATTATCCGCGTGGGGTATTGGCGACATCCCCCCTGGAATAGACCCCCGAACCCTTGTAGCTTGGCCCAATCCGAACGTTTTGAGCGGCTTTATCTTGGAATGGCCGCTTTTTATGTTCGAGAACGGCACAGATTTTAACATTACGTCGGGTCCTTTCCGGCCATTGCTGCGCATTTTGCGTTATGGAAACAATGGCACAAGCCCCGACGACCATGAATCGTGGCTGGGTCCTATAATCAATGCGCACACGACATAG